One Primulina eburnea isolate SZY01 chromosome 4, ASM2296580v1, whole genome shotgun sequence genomic window, GAAGGGAAAATGGCCAAGCATATCAGCGAATAATACACAGGAACAAGTAAGTGTACGACTGTAGAACAGTAAAATATCAGCAATGAAAAAGCAGAATTAAAGATCAAAGTATTCTTTTGAATAACATAACCAAGCATAAACTTTGTTACTCAGTCGCACgaaaaattatatcattttacACCAAACCATGGAGGGTTCCTCATTTATTAAgacaaaataaaaaacaatgCCTTCATTCAAGGTCCTTGAGTATGCCGGCTAACATAATTGCACCTATGTTACACCAGCATAAATACCAGGGATTCAaccattttattatgttttatttgtTTCTCTTTTTATCTTCTGATTAAGCAGTGCTTCACTGAATTCAACCCAATCAAAGGGTATTTGCTCACATAATATCACACAGTCAATTATTTAATCCTCttagatatacaactgtctgcAACTAAATGATAATAGGAACTCAGCAGTCATATGACAGTGTGTGTTTAAGACCAGCATCATATTAAAGAAGACTGAAGTTCATAAGGTTTATTATTGTTCATATCACTCGTACGAATGTACTAATGTGAGATTATCATCCATCCAGGCATGAATTCACGGTAACATGACATGAAAAAAGCTAAAACAGCACAAGTCACAAGTTGGAAATTTTGAGTTAGACACAGTACATGCTAtgttaaatgagtcaaaaaCAAAGCAGCGACGAATTGATTTTGAAGCAGGTAAAACCAAACAACCACACTCGTGATGCCACATGGGAAGTGAATAAAAGCAAACAACCACACTCTAGATGCCATATGGGAAGTGAATTAACGGAATTAACGCCACAACATAGGATACAAATCAATATGCGATATTATTGGataattcgatatctataaggGCGATACAAATCAATATGCGATATTATTGGATAACTCGATATCTATAAGGGCCTCCACGCCGTGTAGCACCCACATGATCTAACAAAAAAACCATTCACCTATTCTATAACGTGCATAGCATAGAAAAATCTTATAAGCTTCACTAattttaattcatcattttctGGCATGAACTAAAATTTCAGATAATACTGAACAAACACCAcaacataaatttttatatgGAATAAGACAATAAGTGACAAAAAAATGAGAATTACTGCATCACTGATCCCTTAGGCTCCGCACAAAAGTTCTAGCTATGTTTGCACAATTAGTCAGTTGCACGCACTAATAGAACACCACATAGGCATACtgttttggtaaaaaaaaagaaaaaaaaaaaagaacagcAGTGAACGAAAAATTGAAAACGTAAACCGCCGTCCAACACAAAATGTAAACAGCTCCCAGGGAAGAAAAAGCAAATTCACAAACCAGCATTTGCCGGAACTCTTCTTCGGCAGCTTGTCTCTCAATGGCTTCGGCCTTCTTTTTGGCATCCTTTGCTGCCTTCCTCTCCTCATTGGCGATCCTCAAAGCCTCCTTTCGAGCCTCGTCCTTGCGCAATTTTTCAACTCTCTGCAACTCCATTTCCTCGATGTAGACCTTCCTCATTTGCTTCACCTTACGCGCGAAATCGCGGCGTAGGAAGGCCAGCTGCACGGCTGCCTCCTTAGGGTTTCGAGGGGGTTTCCAAGAGTTTATGTAGGTGGATGGAGGAAGGAAGTCGTGGTGGTTCCTATGGGAGGATGGGGTTTCGGAGGTGGTAGCAGCGGCAATAGGGGCGGTCGAAAAGTGGCGGAGGAAAAGAATTTTGGACAGCGGTCGCCGGAGGAGTGACATGGTTGCGTGCGATATTCGACAACCAAGATGGGAAAGACAATCGAGTTGGGAAAAGGATCTGCTCCTTTATTATTTGACTGTCAAGAGGTCTTTTATACGTGGATCTCTCTGCGTGAGTTTTTGCTTCTTCGTTTTTTTCCTAGTCTTTGGCATTCATTAGTGGTTTGGTCATGTTCGTGATAGAATTCGCAGGCCTCTCTTGGCTTTTCTCGAGTTCCCAATTTCCATCTTTTTCTTTTCCAACCCGAACCCAAAGCAACCCAAAAATCCCCAACTCGAACCGAACCCGTATAATACGACTCAACCCGTCTAAcccaaattttatttatttttttccaatttttttttaaataattcaaaaaaataaaaaataataataatattttaatttaaacacataataacaaaattacgATTTAAATGTGAAAGTTTAAtcgtagaaaattaaaagtatatttactaaatcaaataaaaaaattgttaaaaaaataaaaatatgcaaaataaatattaaatgatgaaaatttatcatataaatatacaataaattttgttcaaacatacaatatttaaaaatataggtaatattttcaaaaaaaagttcgcgggtcaacccgcgacccaacccgaacccgaaaaaccctAACCCGAAACTGATTTTTTTCATGTTGGGTCGTGTCGGATTGACGGATCGTATCGCATTTTGACACTCCTATATTATCATGTCCCTTTCCTAACTCATAGTTAAGAGTGAATAAGGAAACGCTCTCCCACCTCGGCCACGTTTTTCGACTCTCTTTGTTGGCCTCATCCTTCATGGCTGTACCTTTTATTTCCTTTATCTTATCTCTTGACCTAACATCCGTCCTATTTGCTTATGCCCATTTTCAAGGTTCACGTATTTCTCAGCTAGTTTTATCAAAGAATTGAAATACTAACCTCCTCGGAGGCCTTGCTTAAAGGCATTTACTAGTGTCTCGATAGCCGCAGCCGGCACCTCCAGGGCCGCGCTGTTAAATCAGTTGATGAATTCCCTTAGCGATTTTGTCTCACTTTGCTTCACATTGAACAACACCAGAAAGTCTTCAGATATTTCTTACTTGTGGTGTATTTGTTCATAAAGACGACAATGAATTCCCGAAAGTTTCTAAAAGAGTGGGGTGGCAACAGATCGCACCACCTTTGAGTCGGACCTACCAAGGTGTGAGGAAGACTCGACGCTTTATCCCATTCAAGTATCTGTGCAGGAGGACGACATTGTTGAACCTCCCAAAATGTTTTTCTGGATCTGTACTCTCGCAGTAATCCTTAACGGTCGGCTAACGAAAACTAAGTGGGAAGTTTTCAACTAATACTTGTGCGGAGAGTGAGCTCTCCATGTCCAACGGCGAAGGTCGACCTCCAACTTGTCTTCCCAACCTCCCGATTTCCTCCTCACAGCTCTTCCTTGATTGTCATTAGGACATGTTCTTCATCCTCTTCGTCCCCACATATTTATGTTTTCGTTTAAGGTTTCTCATAGACGACGTCAATTGATGTAGACGAAAAATGCAAGGCTTGCAGGGAGATTGGATCTCGTTTGGGAAGATCAGGTCAGACCTTCGGTTGGAAGCACAAACAAAAACATTACAAGGGGCCGGAAGGTTTTTCCGGCGTAGTCGctccgacgctcaagttagATAATAGTAAAATAAATAGAGTGTTGTGTGTGTTCAGAATGAATGAATAAACAATTACCAGAACCTAATATTTATAGGTGAAGAATTACTATGTGAATAGATTTTTTGACGATTAAAACTCTTATCCTTCTAGAATTATAAATATGTTGAAATCCTTCTTTTGTGGGATTATGGATTCTCATAACCTTAGATAAAGTTAGATTAAATCTCCATGAGCTTTATTTTTGTGGATGACAGATTGATATATATGATTGGAACTCCCATGAGGCCTAAGCTTGTTTGATGTGCTGTGAGACTATCCATGTTTTTTAATGGGAGCTCGGCCAAGAATGTCTCAATTGCTGTGATGATATGTGCTGGGAGGTTGGATAAGACCTTGCTGGGAGGTCGGCTCCGCCTTGCTAACCGAtaatgtaacgccccgaaaatttaaaggtccacgcaaaccacatgtatgcaattattaaattctcttgtattttaattaaatgttttaattgcatggattaattatgttgtgcatatttgcatgtttaaaatatatttttctatattgttgcattaaaatgtatttttaaaaggttattcgagttgcgatcgaggaacggagaccgagggctgaaaaatagaaaatgtttttattaaataattgtttttaattatttaaaattaatggtgactctttttcttattttttgaaaatatggggttttgaggtgattttatacgtcgggacgtaatttttatcggtgttggattttcaacaaaaaaaaatacgaacttttcggcaacccggctattaaattcacaatcttatttttaccaaaataatttttagtattttaattaaacacttTTGGGCCTAATTAATTTTCCTAATGCGCCTAAACCTTTGTTAGTgtttaattaactatttaaaaaCTAAAAACACACCCCATAACCTATTCGTTCTCACGGCCACACACCCCAACAATTTACAAACTCTCCCTTGCACACAAGACATGGCACACACAATTCTAATTAGAAAGTTTGAAGGTTcttcaagaaaaaaaatcaagtcATCGTCTCTtcgtcgtcgttcttcgtcgtcaacggtttttcgtgcgtttaaaacgtaAAGGCATGCCATGCTctcctttttctcatcattcacaccatagtaattatttaaaatcgtTTGTGTGAAAAACATGATGTACATATGaatatgtttttgaaaatgtttaagttaaagtttatgcataagattatgaaaatgtttttaaaagtttatgcatcatgaaaatgtttacgtacatgttatgtttaagtttatgcatcttcatgaaaacgatattttaagtacaagtattttcactgttaattgtggttttatatgtattactcgttatcaagaatatgacgtgttgagtctttagactcactaggtgtgattgatgcaggtgattatgataattatCATAATGGAGGTCtcgatggttgatctgactggatTGAAGGTGCATATAACCCGAGAActgacgctagttttccgcactagttattatttatgattttaagttatgttaagaatatttttatgacttttaattatttatgagtggtttttgagaggttataataTGGGATATTTTCTTTggttttcaaatactagttggttgatattttattttaaaatagagcaaaatattttataaaaatgtttttatgaatGGTAAGGGTTCGGCCAATTTAGTgaggtttgaaaaaaaaaatccttctagtactttttaagcaaaaCGAATAAACAGACGTTTCAGATAAGATTATTGAGGCCGAGCTCCTGGAAGAACTCTCAACAAATCTTGGTAAACGGAATCCACGGTAGGTCCCTAGATGACCAGATGGATCCGGGTGAATGATGTGACCTCCTAATAAACCCTAGCCATTAAAATGACTTCCCGAGACTACCTGGATATTGGACATGAATTATTTATGGAAGACAATGGGTCGAATATAAACCCGGCTCTGTAATAAACCCGCCCCAGCTAATATGGGGTCGGGTCTAGCGAGTCTACAAGCAAGTCCGAAGGGATCTCATGTTTGGTTTCCCCGCTAAAATACGCAcatatgtttaaaatataaaatatacatgtatatttattattaatgaTATAAATTTTTTCAGATTAAATAACTAATAACTTGACTATAATTatggtttataaaatttttggattgaaattattttattttattattatatgtttaatataaaaatatatcattacaatttttttgttattaatCGAATACAAGatgatatattttaatttgtgataatattttttttgtcgcatatattattaatataaatttggacataatatttttttttcgcatatattattaatataatattaaattatatattttcgaCGGATCCAATGCATATTAGACCTGTCGGGTTTTCGGGACGGGTCTAAAGGAAGGCATGGCGAGTCCCGGGTTCGGTCAAACTCGCCCCCTACCCGAAACCGTTGCCATCCCTAGAATTATCTCAAACTGTCAAGAGTGGGCCGAACCCTATCTCTACGAGTATCAAAATGCTTTAGATGTGgttttaatatatgattttgattatccAAACATGTATAATAAGTATAGATATTAATTAGTCATGTTTTTTATCGGATGAAAATCTATACAAAAATTGAAAATGTAGTACTGATATATGATATTCAAGTATCAAATGTTTCAGATCTGgtactgatatatttttttttgagtGCTCAAACAAGTTTAACAAATACTTATATTAATAACTCATGTATTTTCTCGGATGAAAATCGATAaaaaaaacattgaaaaatagtactaaatatgatatttgagtagCAAATCTGTCAGATTTGATactgatatatgatatttgagtaccAAACTAGTATAACAAGGGTtgatattaatataatttttcaaattttatactCAAAATCTTATCTTTTTATGGAATATAAAAGAGTTTACAttcaatatcatatattaatataagggtaaatttcaaaaaaatacatatgtcaatgtttaaattaaaattcagtACCTAgctatatttttttagaaatcgGTACCTGACACATTTATACATTTAGTTTTAACTACCCATAAAGTAAACTTTACATTTTTACCCTCTATTATTTAAATACATAGATTATTTTATCcacaaaaattatatcatttttcttcatttaaaatataattttaacaaaatattCTTTCTCAATTATCatggaataaaaataaatacttattttgacatacaaaatacctaTTATGGGGTTTAGATATTTGATTTCGCTCTTTGAATACTCCAAATATATAagaaaatactatattttcgaGCATTCATCATAAATCAAGTCATTGTTGGTCTTTTCATGAAAAATGCATTATgatgacttattcatgtcattttattttttaaaaaaaaacataggtCATCATTCATCATGAAATCAGATTAAGTATTTATTTTGACCAACAAAATACCTATTTTGGAGTTCCAAATGCTTGATTTTACTCTTTGAATACT contains:
- the LOC140829446 gene encoding uncharacterized protein encodes the protein MSLLRRPLSKILFLRHFSTAPIAAATTSETPSSHRNHHDFLPPSTYINSWKPPRNPKEAAVQLAFLRRDFARKVKQMRKVYIEEMELQRVEKLRKDEARKEALRIANEERKAAKDAKKKAEAIERQAAEEEFRQMLAKERLEKLEYWRMREQKIEERKKEKKELVRRKSSMWIEEADLVKTSLDSVAIISSTL